The Mus caroli chromosome 9, CAROLI_EIJ_v1.1, whole genome shotgun sequence DNA window TGCTGAATCCTAAGGGATCTATATTATTGCTGAACATGCCCATGCCCATGGTAACGATAGTGAGGTAGACAAATGCTAACATCAGCTTCAATGCTACCTTCTGGGTGAATGCTCCTTCCAGGGCATTTCTGGATATAGACCAAATTGTAGATTAGTAGGCAGAGAAATAATGTCAAAGATAATTAGTCACGTCCTACTACTGTCAGGCTGAATAGCACCTCGACTAAGAAGTTGATATGTAAGGAAGGCCATTACGTCATAAAAAGGAAAGGGACGGTGTCACAAAAGAAGGCTTATCGCATGGACTTGACTAGTTTTTAGAGTGGCATTAgtgttaattttttctttaaaaattattttatatttatttgctttttaaaaacatacgtgtcgtgtgaatatgtgtatggacatgtgagagttggttctctgcttctaccatgtggatcttgggattgaactcaggttgtcagactaggcagcaagcacctttacccactatcATGCCCACATTAGTGGAAATCAAaatttcttgtacatttatgttttaaaatatgttacattGAAAGCGTTGCTTTTTAAATAgacaaataataattttgaacAGATAGAAAAAGGACAGCTGTGGCTTGGTGACTAGGAAAACATTCCCAAGCATTTGAAGCAAGCTGGCAAAAGCTTGGAGGGAGGCAGAAGACAGAAATCTGACTACGGTTACAGGGTTTGCCAGATGGCAACAGATAACAGCCAACGTTCGATTGTGCTATAATTAATATTCTCTATCTGTCACTTCAGCAAGCTATCGTTTTACAAGACAAGTGGTGACAGAATGTTGTAATTAGACCACCCTTCGAAGGGCTCATGTTAAAATAAAGAGATGGAATGGAAAATCCTCCTTTTGTTGGCGCCTCTGGGGCGGTAGGGATGGCGAGAAAGGCTTAATCGTGGATACAAGCATGCAGAGAGTTGTGTTTGCCCCTGCCTCTGGGAATGACTTATTTTTATGAACCCTAACTGGGGACTGTTAGGGGAGATTTAACCTACTGTTCTTAAAGACAAGATTTACTGAGCAGTACAGTTACTGGGGTCATATTTAGattccttggttgatggctttcAAATCCATTTAAACATGTTAGAGACTTCACTTACTTCCTCAAATCTGATTTGTTACAAACTGGTCCTTGTCTGATTTGAGCCAGTGTTTGTTGTTGAAAATAGTGCcatcgccaggcgtggtggcacacacctttagtcccagcacttgcgaggcagaggcaggcggatttcttagttcgaggccagcctggNctacagagtgagttccaggacagccggggctatacagagaaaccctgtctcgaaaaaaacaaaacaaaacaaaacaaagaaaaaaagaaaaaaagaaaaaaagaaaatggtgccATTTCATTCCTTTAAGATATATTCTACGGACTGGTGAGATgattcagttgttaagagcactaggTGTTCCATCATTGGTCTAGGGTTCAAATCCTAGtacccacacagtggcttacaatTGTCTGGGACTGGACAATGCACTCCTCCAACCTCCCAGGcttctgtacacacatgtgatgcacacacttacacgcaggcaaaacattcatattcataaaatacaacacaaaggaaataaacatgATATATCCTAGATATTTCTATCTAGTCTAGAACTCACATTCCTACTTGTTTTGACCAGGTTAACTTCTAAGCCCCATTTAGCCAAATGACTGGGTTTTTGCAGTCTGTTTTTACTGCTATGCTAGTTTAACTGACTCGGATACAAGCTGTGGCTCTCATGGCTGTTTCAGGAGAAATCAGCTGAACGCGTGAACTCGCTGGGCATTGCTTCGATGTGAGGCAGGAGATGGGGTTGGGAAGGGGATAACTTCTATGGCTAGGACAAAAGTCAGTTTTGAGGGAGACTTAAGGGGTTCTGGAGCTCGGTGTGGGAATGTGGGAACAAGGCAGAGAATTCTCCACATTGCAAACAGCTAGTGATAGGGGTGATGACGTGAAATCACATTTTCATAGCTTCACGTGTCGAGTAGTGAAGATAGCTATTTGTTAAAACTGGTCTATTGCTCTTGCTTTATGATGTTCTGAACATATGATTGAGACATTTATAAAGAGGTAAAAGATGGATTTTAAATCCCACACCACTGCACCAAAAGTAGGCTGGGAACAAGAGCTTTCATATCCCTGTGTTGTTCATTTAAATTGGCAGCCAAAGGAGCAGAACCCTTGCTACCATATTCCTATGTCCCCCTGAGTACAAATCGGCTGGAAACCTTTGGAGCTTGTCCGATTGAGATGTCTCACCAGTGACATCACAGTGATTGTCACTTCCCTCAGACTACATTAGGCCCTGCCCAGAGTCCAGGAGCTCAGACAGCCGGGGAGACAGCTGGAGGTGAAGAGACTGAGGTCCTTGGTAGCCTGAGTGTGCCCCTGCTCCTCTTCAGGTAACAGCAAGACTTCGTACTTAGCAATctattcctgtctctgtctttctctgtgtgcagttttcaaattaaaatgttaaCGAATGCTTATGTTTCTCAGTGGAACAGGTAATCACGATAGAGGGTATTTCCTAAGCTGCAAACTGAATATTGAttcctgttttttctttgatatgtattttctatttttctagttttatataatttttccaCATCCCAGAAGAAAACCAATGTCAAATTTCTTGTACAGTTTGTTGATGGTTTGTAAGGCTTTGGTTCATGCACAGGACAACCATTTTGGCTCATAGAGAAGGCAAAAGAGGAAGCCAGAGCTCGTGTGTGGGCTCATAGCAGAGACATAGAACATGGGTGATTGAATAGCTGCTTAACTCTGCTCACTCTTCCCAAAGGGTGTGGACGTGTGTGAAAGTAAGATCCCAGACCGAATTGCCATATACCCTGATAGAACTGCACCCACAGGGAATTCATCAAATTGGAGttctattcatttaaaaatatacaaaacaacaaGTAATTAAGGTTTCCATCAAAGTACAAGAAAGAGCAAAGGTTAagccagaggaaagagaagcttgGTGCTCAGCCTGTAGCCAGAGAGGCTGGAAAAATGGAAGAGTGCAAAAGATGCAGGCAGCTGAAACACGAATTATAAGAAACACCAGATAACTATCATTTACCAAGAAACAGATCGTTGGCGGCGCCCAGAAGTCCATTCCAAATCATTTCCCTCCTGCCTTCTGCCCCCAAGTGTGGAGCTTCACTGTCCTTCCTTGTTTTGAACTTTTACCACCCTTAGTTGTGTTCCTGGTGCTTGCCTTTGTGTAAATGGAGTCacattctcagctcctcctgtaaaTCCTCCTTTCATCCCACAGGTATGGTGTGAGATCCTTTCATCTTGCTCTGTAGCTAGAGGTCATATATTTTCTTCACTCCACGGCATTCAAATGAATGTGAATGCCACAATTGCACCCATTCTACTGTTGGTGGCCAGCGCTTTCCAATATGTGGTCTTGAGGGTCCATATTCAGGATGCCTTTGCTGTAAGCATTTCATTTAACaggcctccctcctctctctgaacACGCATGAACACTCTGTTCTCTTCTGCTATCCACTGATTTTCTTCTGCCTATTCTCTCTTTCAGACAGCTGCTTTTTTTGTAAAGGTTTTCACTAGCAATTGACAATGTACATCATGCTAAGGGCTGAAAGAGAGATAATTAAAAGGgaaggggctggcaagattgcacttgctgccaagcttgataaCCCGAGTTCTATCTCTGGGTGccttgggaggagagagagaactaactcctaaaACTTGTTCTCTGACCCCTGAATGTGTACTGTGACACACGTGTGTCTTCTGCACCAGctgcatacataaataaatgtaagaaaaattaagaaCCAAAAGGGAAGGAACCATAATTCAATCATCATtggctatattttaaaatgagattctaTAATGTGTTCATTAACACAATCTGGTAAGAACCTGTATATTATGCTAACAATTACATAATAAAAGCTGATTATTCCACTGGTATCTATGCAATTAATAATTTGGTCCATTGATGACCAAACAAATACAACAGGTACAGTTAATTCAGTCAGGCCAAAAGTTGCTACAAAGTTTTGATCCTTTGAACTTTGACCTTTTGCAAACCAGTATTCTTTCCATCAAAATTTTCTTCCATGCTACAATCTTGTTCTACAATAATAGTATCCACTTAAATCATTTAAAGCATAgaagatttaaattttaatttgattgTATAAACCAAGCGTCAACTTTACCAAAATTAGTAACCTGATTGACAGCATTGCCTGCACTCTTAGAGGATACTTTCCTGCATGTACAATCCGTATGCACAGTGAAGATGCCCTCTCTGCTGTCTGAAATGTTTACAATCTAGGCACATCCTGAGCTTGACTAAAAATAGCTGGCACAAGCCCTTGTTGAGACAGAAATGCTCATGAGGTTAACACTTGTTCTTTGGACTGAGTACCTGTTGTGCGAGGGACTTCTGGTTGACCTCTGCAGGCTTTGTGCCAGTGGAGGCTTGTACGAAGCCATGCAGCTGTTGGAGCTGCTTTATGTTTTCAGCAGGGTTGGATGAAGACCTAAGGCAGCTTTAAAACTGAAAGATGATGTTATCCTACTCCTAAATGTGATCCAAAGAAAGAGCAATACTAAACTATagggtttgtttctgttttggtgtTCCTGATTGCAGATATTCCAAATAGCATAGTTAACAAGTATACCTAAACATGCAGAAGATGAAGAGAGAACAatgcaatattttatttcttacccAAAACAATGCAATTAATACAGGATAAAAATATTGGTCTTGGGATgatagcaggaagagagagctgtTTCTCTGAAGAGTATGGACAAACACAAGCAGCCTAGCTtctcttataaaacaaaagactTCACGGAAGCTGGCTGACAGTCCCAGAGGTTTAGCTCATTATCCCCATGACAGGAAACATGGGAGCATGCAGGTATAaaggtgctggagagggagctgagagttctacatcttgacccacagGCGGCAAGGAGAGACAGTATCATACTGGGTatagtttgagcataggagaccttaaatcccaaccccacagtgacacatttcttctatTAAGACCAAACCTTTTgtaacaaggccatacttcctaatagtgtcattccttatgggccaagcattcaaacacatgaatctctgggggccatacctattcaaaccatcacagggtccttcttcccaggtgactgtaGGTTTATATCAAGTTGATGCTGAAGCTACCATGACAGTGAGCTCATGTTAGCTCACTTTCTTCTTggaagaccctatctccaaaccCGGTCACATTCTTAGGTATTGGGGATTAAGATTTCACCTATAAGTGTTAGGGGAAGGGTTGGAAAGTCAGCACAAACCCTCTCCTCTTCCATGACTTCTGTTTCCTTTGAAGAGAGACTGAAAATCTTCCAGGAACGTTCATTATCTCATGTTGTTTCTCTCTGTTAGGAAGTGAAGACAAGCCAGTGTCCTTGGTGTGCAATCACAAGTCCTTCTGGAGTTCTCACCCAGGCATtctgaagatggagagatctACTCAGGAGCTGTTTATCAACTTCACAGTTGTCCTCATCACCGTTCTCCTTATGTGGCTCCTTGTGAGGTCCTACCAATACTGAGGGGCCATGCTATACTCCAGGGAGTGACTGCTATGTGCCCCGAGCTTCCAATGCTCTATTGTCATGGGATGCTGCTTCTGGCTCCTCCAGCATCTCTGACCCACACTCACAATGCCTGACACACCGCTGCACTAGATCCTTGGCATGTTTTCTAAAGATGCTGTTCTTGTAGGCTGCCCAAAGCTTGCCAGCCAGTGAGCCTTAGCTTTGTTCCCTAGCAAATGTACTATTCAAGCCACCAGGTTAAAATTAAACTGGATTCTTATGATGCAGAGTAACAACAAGTTGCTGGTCTGTGTCTGCATACCTCCCCCAACTCACTGTCTGCCATCAAACTAATCCAGCCCCGAGGAAGAATGTAGGAGGAAGACTCTGCCAGTCCCTTGAGTTCCATGTGAATAAAATTAAGCCACTCATAAAAACAgtgtttagaatttattttagcttCAATTTGACCCTTGGCTGGGACCAAAGTGACAAATAGCACATTATTTCTAGCATTTGAGATTAGCCAAGATGCTCCAGCTGCCTAGGATCTGAAAGAAAGCCAAGTCAGAGTGTCATATTTTAGATAATTCCATTGCTTCTCAAACCTTTCCTTCGAGAATCCTATGACCAGAGGAAGAATAATTCCATCCTGCAGAAGGGTTAGGTCAGAGTCCAGAGTGCTCACTAAAATTACAGAAGTCCTCTGAAGTCTTGTGCTTCATCCATAGCTTTCACAAGAAATGGGCTCAGGAGGTCAATAGATTGAGTTGGTAAAGCCCTTACCTTGTAAGTTCAAAGACCTGAGTCTGAATCCTCAAAACCCATGTGAAAACCCAGCACACTGGTGTGAGCCTGTACCTTCAGTGATGGTGAGATGGGAAGTAGTAGAAACAGGGAAGACAGATTCTGGAAACTTTCTGGTTGGTCAGTCTAGACCTGCTTGACAAAGTTCCATGCCATGAGGGACTCCCTCTCTAATAAAAGGTGGGAGGCACCATCAGAATGACACTTGACATTGTTCTCTGACCcttcacatatatgtgcacagatgtccatgcactcacacaccaaaaaagaacaagaaacacatATTCTACTCAACAttgccatgtctgtctgcatgtacatattTAGAATAGTTAATCCCTGAGTAAAGCTGGAGCATGAATCATGCCCCTATGAATAGCATATTCCAATTTAGTCATTGTCCTAATGCAGATAGAGCTACACACAAGGATAATTTCAAGAAGGGAAAAGTGAAAaatacacatctgcacacatgtttACAAGACAAACATAGCATGTTGCTAGTACAGCCCATGCTAGACAGGCCACATCTGTTATTTGTACCAGTTTTGTTTTAACCACAGGAAAGGGAGATCTTAAACCTCCAGTTTCATAATGCCCTTCGAGAAGGCATTTCTTGCTAAGAATCTGATCTATCATGGCAACACTACCTACATAGCACCCTATCTCTCAGCCCTGTCTGCATTCAGAGAAAATCAATAGACCaggggaagggttttttttttttttcaagctattGATGATGCATTCTTTCCAGACCAATTAAGTGGAAATCTCAGTGGTGAAGCCTAAGCATCCGAGTTAAAACAGCAGACACAACCCGAACAAAAAGCACGACATCCTCCAGATGGTTTAGGATGTAGCAAGGGTTGAGAGTTCAGAGCCAACCATGGCTGCTCAGACTGGCATGTGGGTGTTGTTTCTTGAAAGGAGATTTCCAGACAATTCTAACATGCCGAGGCACTAAGAACTGATACACTTCTGAGAAAGTGCACTTTGAGAGATTCCAGACAAAACATGGCCCTGATGCCTTAGAGTTAGGTCACCCATGTGGATGTGTGCCTTTAATAATCTATTGTGTGGTCCACACTCTCAGCGGTCTAGAGGGCCCTTGGTGGATGGTTAAAAGAATGCACTGTACCTGAAGAGCCCCTCTGAGGATCTactgatgtttgtgtgtgtttgagaagaTCTGCGTGTGGTGGGCTGGGAGGAATGGGCACATGGAGAGACACATCCTTTAGACATTGGACCTCATTCTATGTGTTCCCTAAACCTGGGTCCTGGTGCCACACTTAGATGAGACGCCACTTGATAAGTCCACTGCACATTATCTCTGTCTGAGGTTCTGTGCACCTTTCACACCATGAGCAGCCATGGGACCTGAAGCTTGGCGACCTCACTAACAAGGGGTCAGTGGTTAAGCTACTGATCAAATATGAAGACGACTGTATCTCCTTAACCTTTGCTGGTGACAGCTTTATTGTAGATCTTCAAACCATTTGATGATGTTTCAAGTTACACTGAACTTAGACTCCGGCCTTGAAATGTCAGGCCATATTTAATAACAGCGGTCAGATCAATGCTCCTGAAATATTGGCTTAATTAGATAAACGTAACATTGCAAACCTCTACATGATTTCTCTTTCCTTACTGATCCCCACCCCATTTCTGTCCCTAACACATAGGAAGATTGCTAAATGTACATTACCAGTGTTTCAGGATAGATCATGGATCACTTTCCCAGGGATAGGGACAGCCACTAACAAGCTCAGTGAGGAGCTAGAAGTGACATCTTGTCCTTCCCACATGGAGGAGTCTTAGTCTTTAGAGTTAAATTACAACTTCACTTCTAAGACTCTCTTTATGTGTGactcttttttttcagtttcttgggCACTCTGAATCATCACAGTACCTTTTGCTGTCCCCCAGTGTTGGTCCCAGACCCTTAAAATGGACTTGGATGTCCTAAACATGGTGTTTGATCTCCTGTAGAATGGAGAGAACTGGTTTCTAGCTGCTGACTAAAGTTCAGCCCATAGGCCCCAGCCTAttctaatttgtttctttttggctCATCCATTCATGCATTGATTCATTGATTCATTGAAATGCTCATTTTGAAACTGCTACGTGTTGAACATGGTATACAACCACTGGAAAGAACATCAGTAAAGCAAGTAGGCCCCACCCTCATGGAGCTCATGATTTAGGGAGGTAGACAGTGCACAGCTAGAGTGCTctaataaggtttttttttggcAGGAGAAGGATAGTGTGGAAGATAGTCTGGGCAAAAGGAACAGCAAagagcagagagcatggcagaTTCTGGAAACTGAAATGATCTGCAGAGTGGAAAGGAAGAGTGCCCACCTCATTACACAGTGTGACTGGCAGCACTTACACTATATAAAGGCAGAGCTCAGGTTCCGATCACAGCTCTTTTACTACCAAGTTGGACCACCCTGGGATCGCTCACCCACAGGGAGGGACCTCTTACAACCCACAGTTGTTAGAGCCGTGTCTGTTTTACACTGAGCTTAgactctggccttgaactgcctGGACAATTTAATAAGAGCAGCCAGACCAGTGCTCCACACTCACCATCTCACCAACTGAGCAGGTCTATGTGGTGTAATGTTCTCCTCGTCCTGGGATGTCAAGACCTCAGTATTACTCAGAGTCAAGTTGCTCACACTGTATTGTTAAATAACCattggattgtttttttttaaaagagagatagCTTGTAGTGTTGGTTAGATTTTGGTTCTGTTATTTTCTAATCTTGCACCAAACTGTGTATCTTTGAAACATCTCATTTTTATCTACTGAAATTGGTCAAGGTTCTCGAAAGAAGCAGAGCTGACAGAATGAATATTATAAAAGGCATATATTAGCTTGGCTTACATAACACAGTCTGGGTTGCCCAACAATGACTTTCTGTGCACGGAGAGGCAGAGAACCCAGTGGCTGCTCAGTTCATCAGACTGGATGCTGCAGAAGTGTTGAGGGCCTGGAGGATTCCGGAAGAATATTTCTTCTGTGCTAGAAGGCTGATAGAGCTGGTACTGGGCTTCAGTCTCAGCAAAGGGggacagcagcagtggcagcagtaGAGTAGATGCATGCATCAGCAAGGAGCAAAGGTGGGCAGGTGAACGTAGCATTGCTTTTTCCCTCATTCATCCTTGTATTTTGGCTACCTCTGAAATGTGTACCCCACTCTGTTAGAGGGTTTTCCCTCAAAACTTTCTTCAGAGGGTAAGTGTATCTATCCCTAATCCTGTCCTGAATGCCCAGGGCACTCCATAAAGTAGTCAGTGACAAAACCCAGCCACTTCTGATCTCTTTTCTTCTGATATTAACCACGGTACTAGGCAtttgatgatttttgtttgtttcagaattGATTTATCgttattgtcatcatcatcatcgtcatcattgtTATCGTCATTCTGTACAGAAGGCCTTTCTTAGCCAAGCTATGGCTACCTACAGTCTATCTTCTGGCCCTATCTGCCTCTCCTCAACTCTCATTTGTAACCACTTCTTGCTATTTGTAGTTTCAAGCATGCCCTCTGTCTTCTCTTGCCACGACCTTGCAGTGCTATCATGTTGTCTGACTGTCCCACTTTTTTTCCTGGCTCATTCCTGCTCACTTGCAAAGAATGCCATTAAgtgttgttgtctcttggaaacTGTCCCCAGATAATTCCCTTCCCTCTGGGCCGCTGCCTGAAGTCTCATAGCTCTTATCACAGTGTGTTGGTTTGCTTGTGTCTCTCCCCGTGGGCTTCCTCTCAGTGTAGACACCCTTCAGTGCATAATTTTAGTTCCTAGTGGTCCGTCATCATCAGTGGCTAAGTGTTTGTTGAAGACATTATGACTGCCCGGCCAGATAGTAAGGCTTTGGAACAGATAGATAGCATTTCTGTCACTAAATATATGGCTCGCGCTCACCATcccttgttctatttttttttaaggcgtGAGAAAAGATTGGTCTACTTCTAAAAGTTCTGCTACATGAATGCGCAAagtaaacttaaaaagaaaactttatacAGTTCATACAGCCATTAGCTTCTTCGTGAAATATTCATGGTGCTTGCTTCTTTTGATCTATCTCTATCACCACCCTGAACAAGTTGACAATGTTTATGAATTACTCATCAAAGCCCAATGTGTTGAGCATATTTTCAAGTTCATCTACCAACAGGAGAAATTCTCATTATTCAGGCCGTGTGCAGTTGGGGTTGAACTTTATATATCTATTCATTGGATGTCCTACTGTGTGTTAAGAACTCTCATGGattctatttcatttaattattttattgtgtaaaatatctgttcttttttaaatttgaatttcatttcttaattaaaaaaaaaagactgtcacTATAGAGCCTTTGCTTTAAACACACAattccctgcctcagcttcccaaatgctagaattagtATATCCAGCTTGTTTTATACTTAGAAATGTTTATtgatttactttttgagacactATGTTGTCTAGGATGGTCTCTGGGCTCAAGAGATCATCTCACTTGAGCCTCGAATTACACAGGCATGCAATACTGGGTGCCTAGAATCAATAAACATTCATCTTTGTTGTTATCTTAAAATCGAGAAGACGGGTGCTCAGAAACGGCGTATACTTAGCCCTAAGAGACTGATCAGAAAACTAAATCTAGTTCTATCCAGTTCTGAGGAAAGGTAGCCACACCTCCTTCCAATCATGGATATCAGGTAGTGAGAAATTAACAGGCTTAGAAGTTATTGAGGATAGACCCCTCCCTCAAAACCAGAGGCCTGTAAAACCAGGAGCTTATTggttaaaacaatgaatttgagTCTGATTTCTAGTCCTGGGTGCAGACATGACATTCTAAACTGCACAAATGATCATAAGATTACTGCCTACCAGGAGGATTTTGTAAAGAACAAAGACATACTAGTGTACTCTTCCCTCAAGAATTTAGTCCAAATGGTCCTGCCAATCACCTGGACAGACTATTCTGCCCATAAGCTGTTTGGGAAACTTCCAGGTATAGTAT harbors:
- the Sln gene encoding sarcolipin; translation: MERSTQELFINFTVVLITVLLMWLLVRSYQY